In Notolabrus celidotus isolate fNotCel1 chromosome 8, fNotCel1.pri, whole genome shotgun sequence, a genomic segment contains:
- the cdx1a gene encoding homeobox protein CDX-1a: MYSNSQTARLPAQTLSLNSQYIPPPYDFTGYHHLAGVGDSSSAWNSVYAPREEYPYSFPGSSPNASQVSFSSPELSGTPTPAGGGSFNPYNFIPGQDPYSSRRRPQESIRAPVTGGKTRTKDKYRVVYSDQQRLELEKEFQHNRYITMRRKSELSMALSLSERQVKIWFQNRRAKERKITRKKLQHSQQASTTTPTPPVLVGPSDTNIPPSPSSNILSDRVPEEY; encoded by the exons ATGTACTCCAACTCACAGACAGCCAGACTTCCGGCTCAGACACTGTCACTGAACAGTCAGTACATCCCGCCTCCGTATGACTTCACCGGATACCATCACTTAGCGGGAGTCGGTGATTCTTCCAGCGCCTGGAACTCCGTCTACGCTCCCCGGGAGGAATATCCGTACAGCTTCCCGGGGTCAAGCCCCAACGCCAGCCAGGTCAGCTTCTCCTCCCCGGAGTTAAGCGGCACGCCCACCCCCGCTGGAGGGGGGTCGTTCAACCCGTACAACTTCATTCCAGGACAGGACCCCTACAGCTCCAGAAGGAGACCCCAAGAGTCCATCAGAGCGCCCGTTACAG GTGGAAAGACTCGCACTAAAGACAAGTACAGGGTGGTGTACAGTGATCAACAGCGTCTGGAGCTGGAGAAAGAGTTTCAGCATAACCGCTACATAACCATGAGGAGGAAGAGCGAGCTGTCAATGGCACTGAGCCTCTCTGAGAGACAG GTGAAGATTTGGTTTCAGAACAGACGTGCCAAAGAGAGGAAGATAACCAGGAAGAAGCTGCAGCACTCCCAGCAGGCTTCTACCACAACACCCACCCCACCTGTGCTGGTTGGACCCTCTGACACTAACATCCCTCCAAGCCCCAGCAGCAACATTTTGTCTGACAGAGTACCAGAGGAATACTAA